The Shewanella japonica genome has a window encoding:
- a CDS encoding Hpt domain-containing protein — protein sequence MATVQLESILDLNTLEQYCSAIGAGTLLKSVVLFEQLMPEYVGSLVKANDVNDKDTLCAEAHKFKGAAGSVGLKRIQQFAQKLQHGEESSWEAEHNAWLAEIVEHAGSDLQQLKAFLEAKA from the coding sequence ATGGCCACAGTCCAGCTAGAGTCTATTTTAGATCTCAATACTTTAGAGCAATATTGTAGTGCTATTGGTGCAGGTACTTTATTAAAAAGTGTTGTGTTATTTGAGCAATTAATGCCTGAGTATGTAGGTAGTTTAGTTAAAGCAAATGATGTGAATGATAAAGATACATTATGCGCAGAAGCTCATAAATTTAAAGGCGCTGCTGGTTCAGTTGGTTTGAAGCGCATTCAGCAGTTTGCACAAAAACTGCAGCATGGTGAAGAGTCATCATGGGAAGCTGAGCACAACGCTTGGTTAGCTGAAATTGTTGAGCATGCTGGTTCAGATTTACAGCAATTAAAAGCATTCCTAGAAGCCAAAGCATAA
- the oxyR gene encoding hydrogen peroxide-inducible genes transcriptional activator OxyR — protein sequence MKNLPSLKNLFYLVNLHQEQNFNRAAKSCFVSQSTLSSGIQNLEEQLGYQLIERDHKSFMFTAIGEEVVERARKLLTDVDDLVELVKNQGEPMTGEIRLGCIPTIAPFLLSRVVKQCQQDYPQLSLLLKEDTTDSLLDSLGKGELDLLILALPVDTTGFHSMKVGIDPFKMVVHEELSGGIINPIDYQKMPDESIFLLQSEHCITGHAITACQLGNSAKINPFAATSLHTLVQMVDSKLGTTFLPQMAIDAGILKDTELNIMNPPGESPYRDIGLVWRQTTSRIATFRTLGLMLENLLAKPE from the coding sequence ATGAAAAACCTACCGAGTTTAAAAAACCTATTCTATTTGGTTAACTTGCACCAAGAGCAAAATTTTAACCGAGCTGCTAAGTCATGCTTTGTTAGTCAATCTACTCTATCGAGTGGCATTCAAAATCTTGAAGAGCAACTGGGCTACCAATTAATCGAGCGAGATCATAAATCATTTATGTTCACAGCAATAGGTGAGGAAGTTGTTGAAAGAGCGAGAAAGCTGCTTACTGATGTTGATGACTTAGTTGAATTGGTTAAAAACCAGGGTGAGCCTATGACTGGAGAGATCCGCTTAGGTTGTATTCCAACTATTGCACCTTTCTTATTAAGCCGTGTAGTAAAGCAATGTCAGCAAGATTATCCACAATTGAGTTTATTGCTAAAAGAAGACACTACCGACAGCTTATTAGACTCATTAGGAAAAGGGGAGCTGGATTTATTGATACTTGCATTACCGGTAGATACTACTGGATTTCACAGTATGAAAGTGGGTATTGATCCTTTTAAAATGGTCGTTCATGAAGAGTTATCGGGTGGGATAATAAACCCAATTGATTATCAAAAAATGCCAGATGAAAGTATTTTCTTACTGCAAAGTGAGCACTGTATTACTGGTCATGCTATTACTGCTTGTCAGTTAGGCAATAGTGCCAAAATTAATCCTTTTGCTGCGACCAGTCTACATACATTAGTTCAAATGGTTGATAGCAAATTAGGCACCACATTCTTACCGCAAATGGCAATTGATGCTGGGATCTTAAAAGATACTGAGTTGAATATAATGAACCCGCCAGGTGAAAGCCCTTATCGAGATATCGGCTTGGTGTGGCGTCAAACAACTAGCAGAATCGCCACATTCAGAACATTAGGCTTAATGCTAGAGAACTTACTTGCTAAACCTGAGTAG